A window from Vulcanimicrobium alpinum encodes these proteins:
- the larC gene encoding nickel pincer cofactor biosynthesis protein LarC, with product MNVAYVEMIGGAAGDMLLAAFLDAGADRAELERALRGVVADGWTFAPRRVVKRGIAATYAALVVPGEDGDAEHHHHPHDAAHGHRHAHGPRRTLADVLAIVERSALSPRQRERAVAIYRRLGEAEARVHGVDIDAIHFHEIGQVDAILDVAATCVALDLLEIDELRVSPFPIGNGWIRMQHGLYPNPPPATADLLRGWPTRPVDVDGELVTTTAAAILTTLATPGARPAMVPERIGYGAGTSDFSIPNVTRVTVGTRAAVSADVSDVVILEANIDDMLPQHYELAMERLFAAGALDVWLTPITMKKGRPAITLSAIAVPSDEDAVARAMLHETTTIGVRVRTERRRVLERTVTTVATQYGPVRVKAVAGNGRGRARAEYDDLLRIARERALPLPEVARVVDAAIQRDSEK from the coding sequence ATGAACGTCGCCTACGTCGAGATGATCGGCGGCGCGGCGGGCGACATGCTGCTCGCCGCGTTTCTCGACGCCGGCGCCGACCGCGCGGAACTCGAGCGCGCGCTGCGCGGCGTCGTCGCCGACGGCTGGACGTTTGCGCCGCGGCGCGTCGTGAAACGGGGGATCGCTGCAACGTACGCCGCCCTCGTCGTCCCCGGCGAGGATGGCGACGCCGAGCACCATCATCATCCGCACGACGCAGCGCACGGTCATCGCCACGCGCACGGTCCGCGCCGCACCCTCGCCGACGTGCTGGCGATCGTCGAGCGCAGTGCGCTCAGCCCGCGCCAGCGAGAGCGCGCGGTCGCGATCTACCGGCGGCTCGGCGAAGCCGAGGCGCGTGTCCACGGTGTCGACATCGACGCCATTCACTTTCACGAGATCGGGCAGGTCGACGCGATCCTCGACGTCGCCGCAACCTGCGTCGCGCTCGACTTGCTGGAAATCGACGAACTGCGCGTCTCGCCGTTCCCGATCGGCAACGGCTGGATCCGCATGCAGCACGGTCTCTATCCCAACCCGCCGCCGGCGACGGCGGACCTGCTGCGCGGGTGGCCGACGCGTCCGGTCGACGTGGACGGCGAACTCGTCACCACCACCGCGGCCGCGATTCTCACCACGCTCGCGACGCCGGGCGCGCGTCCGGCGATGGTGCCGGAGCGAATCGGCTACGGCGCCGGGACGAGCGATTTCTCGATCCCCAACGTTACGCGCGTCACCGTCGGCACGCGGGCGGCCGTCTCGGCGGACGTGAGCGATGTCGTGATCCTCGAAGCGAACATCGACGACATGCTCCCGCAGCACTACGAGCTCGCGATGGAGCGGCTCTTCGCGGCGGGCGCGCTCGACGTCTGGCTGACGCCGATCACGATGAAGAAAGGGCGCCCGGCGATCACGCTCTCGGCCATCGCTGTTCCAAGCGACGAAGATGCGGTCGCCCGCGCAATGCTGCACGAGACGACGACGATCGGCGTGCGCGTGCGCACTGAACGGCGCCGCGTCCTCGAGCGCACCGTCACGACGGTCGCAACGCAGTATGGCCCGGTGCGCGTCAAAGCCGTCGCGGGAAACGGCCGCGGCCGCGCCCGCGCCGAATACGACGACCTGCTGCGCATCGCGCGAGAACGCGCGCTGCCCCTTCCCGAGGTGGCCCGCGTCGTCGACGCCGCCATCCAAAGAGACTCCGAGAAGTGA
- the larB gene encoding nickel pincer cofactor biosynthesis protein LarB — translation MDPSSVAQLDLERRGRTGVPEVIYAAGKTLEQNIALVGALYARTGFALATRIPADQRVALAAAYTDAVVDTGSGTLRRGALPRTGERIGIVCAGTSDLPIADEAAFCVDAFGHDAIRATDVGVAGIHRLFDALGDIERCRALIVVAGMEGALPSVVAGLVRAPVIAVPTSIGYGAAFDGLAALLGMLNACAPGIAVVNIDNGFGAAAMAHKIVAAASR, via the coding sequence ATGGATCCGTCGTCCGTCGCGCAGCTCGACCTCGAGCGGCGCGGCCGCACCGGCGTCCCCGAGGTCATCTATGCCGCCGGGAAAACGCTCGAGCAGAACATCGCGCTGGTCGGCGCGCTCTACGCGCGCACCGGGTTTGCGCTGGCGACGCGCATCCCGGCCGATCAGCGTGTCGCGCTCGCGGCCGCGTATACGGATGCCGTCGTCGACACCGGCTCGGGGACGCTGCGTCGCGGCGCGCTGCCGCGGACGGGGGAGCGGATCGGGATCGTCTGCGCCGGCACCTCCGATCTCCCGATCGCCGACGAGGCCGCGTTCTGCGTCGACGCGTTCGGCCACGACGCGATTCGCGCGACCGACGTCGGCGTCGCCGGGATCCATCGGCTCTTCGACGCGCTGGGCGACATCGAACGCTGCCGCGCGCTGATCGTCGTCGCCGGGATGGAGGGCGCGCTGCCCAGCGTCGTCGCCGGACTCGTGCGGGCGCCGGTGATCGCGGTCCCCACCAGCATCGGCTACGGCGCCGCGTTCGACGGGCTCGCGGCGCTGCTCGGGATGCTCAACGCCTGCGCGCCCGGGATCGCCGTGGTGAACATCGACAACGGGTTCGGCGCCGCGGCGATGGCGCACAAGATCGTCGCGGCCGCATCACGATGA
- a CDS encoding amidase, with the protein MTADDLAFADVVELQRLLTAKAVSSVELTELYLKRLETYGPVYSAVVTILHDRARREARRADRERVRGRVRGPLHGIPYGVKDLLATPDAPTTWGAQPYRAQHFDFDATAVRKLSDAGAVLLAKLAMVELAGGFGYGDADASFTGPGRTPWNAKFWSGGSSSGSGIAVAAGLVGFAIGSETSGSILFPSTACGITGLRPTYGRVSRHGAMALCWTLDKLGPMARSARDLEIVLAAIAGADPRDPTAVDVPLTAPRRRPRIAVLKNATKGAMPAVAANFRASLKALATFADIAGEVALPKGPWGPVVGTIVDAEGAAAFRDLIESGKSRGLRNADDKLGGYVAYATPAVDYIDALRQRAKLNAALEAAFAGYDAIVSPTLHTVTYPVGIPFDKAYPKFGGGPSLIAPGNLAGLPAIALPNGFGPNGLPTSVALLGRAWGEATLTAIGARYQRATDFHTKRPPLTTGRP; encoded by the coding sequence ATGACGGCCGACGATCTCGCCTTCGCCGACGTCGTCGAACTCCAGCGGCTCCTCACGGCGAAAGCCGTGTCATCGGTCGAGCTGACGGAACTCTACCTGAAGCGGCTGGAAACCTACGGGCCGGTCTACAGCGCGGTCGTGACGATTCTGCACGATCGTGCACGCCGTGAAGCGCGGCGCGCCGATCGGGAACGCGTACGCGGACGCGTGCGCGGTCCGCTGCACGGCATCCCCTACGGGGTGAAGGATCTGCTCGCGACCCCCGACGCGCCGACGACGTGGGGCGCGCAGCCGTACCGCGCACAGCACTTCGATTTCGACGCGACGGCGGTGCGCAAATTGAGCGACGCGGGCGCGGTGCTGCTCGCGAAGCTCGCGATGGTCGAGCTCGCCGGCGGATTCGGCTACGGCGACGCCGACGCGTCGTTCACCGGTCCCGGGCGCACGCCGTGGAACGCGAAGTTCTGGAGCGGCGGTTCGTCGAGCGGTTCGGGGATCGCGGTCGCGGCGGGGCTCGTCGGCTTCGCGATCGGCTCGGAGACGTCGGGCTCGATCCTCTTCCCGTCGACCGCCTGCGGGATCACCGGATTGCGTCCGACCTACGGCCGCGTGTCGCGTCACGGTGCGATGGCGCTCTGCTGGACGCTCGACAAGCTCGGCCCGATGGCGCGCAGCGCCCGCGATCTCGAGATCGTGCTCGCCGCGATCGCCGGTGCCGATCCCCGCGATCCCACGGCGGTCGACGTGCCGCTCACCGCGCCGCGGCGCCGGCCGCGTATCGCGGTGCTGAAGAATGCGACGAAGGGCGCGATGCCCGCGGTGGCGGCGAACTTCCGCGCGTCGCTCAAGGCGCTCGCGACGTTCGCCGACATCGCGGGCGAGGTCGCGCTCCCGAAAGGGCCGTGGGGACCGGTCGTCGGCACGATCGTCGATGCGGAGGGCGCCGCGGCGTTCCGCGATCTGATCGAGTCGGGGAAGTCGCGCGGCCTGCGCAACGCCGACGACAAACTCGGCGGCTACGTCGCGTATGCGACGCCGGCGGTCGACTACATCGACGCGCTCCGGCAGCGCGCGAAGCTCAACGCGGCGCTGGAAGCCGCTTTCGCCGGGTACGACGCGATCGTCTCGCCGACGTTGCACACGGTGACCTACCCGGTCGGAATACCGTTCGACAAGGCGTATCCGAAGTTCGGCGGCGGTCCGTCGCTGATCGCGCCGGGAAACCTCGCCGGACTGCCGGCGATCGCCCTGCCGAACGGCTTCGGTCCCAACGGCCTGCCGACGTCGGTCGCGCTGCTGGGGCGAGCGTGGGGAGAAGCGACGCTCACCGCCATCGGCGCACGCTATCAGCGCGCGACCGACTTTCACACCAAACGGCCGCCGCTCACGACGGGCCGCCCGTAA
- a CDS encoding TonB-dependent receptor domain-containing protein has product MYNTVTPQFLNVSLSDKFQVNEKLSLDLGLRYDDFRYQLVNTDGGPARRFWVNYFNNFNCFDPVAEVLVTRTVGAACPAGTQPAAFNAHSDSQEDYPELQPRIGATYTVNRNNVVRFSAGK; this is encoded by the coding sequence GTGTACAACACGGTCACGCCGCAGTTCCTCAACGTCTCGCTGAGCGACAAATTCCAGGTCAACGAGAAGCTCTCGCTCGATCTAGGACTGCGCTACGACGACTTCCGCTACCAGCTCGTGAACACCGACGGTGGACCGGCGCGCAGGTTCTGGGTCAACTACTTCAACAACTTCAACTGCTTCGATCCGGTGGCCGAGGTGCTCGTCACGCGCACGGTCGGGGCGGCGTGCCCGGCGGGAACGCAGCCGGCTGCGTTCAACGCGCACAGCGACTCGCAGGAGGATTATCCGGAACTGCAGCCGCGCATCGGCGCCACCTATACGGTCAACCGCAACAATGTCGTGCGCTTCTCGGCCGGCAAGTAA
- a CDS encoding TonB-dependent receptor, giving the protein MSKTSSRLVVLLALIAAFLCNGMLAAVAGTTGALSGRVVDVASQAPVAGARVTASAPSGSATQITDANGSFQFLTLQPDTYTLVVSIAGYDSASLSGITVQADQTTTFNVTMAKTLQRIGATRSRATTSLIQPGVSTDVYNISAAQQSAAATLGGGGGLNNAYSAIASVPGVFVPQGQDASYQSIFIRGSNYTQVGYEYDGVPIQRAFDQYPGNNLSSLGQQSVQVYTGSAPTSTGSTALAGFVNQVIRTGTYPGFAGGQLGVGGPTHYANIRLEGGGATPDRNFNYYVGTGGYNQNIVDVRGNLYDAKYGTLLDVYKANCTTPNPTVGCYKNTAAGGAPLGPNGYELGPLFWGSRAYDTDRDTVANFHFGIPHKHDDLRDDVQLLYNTTLVQTYFASAPSDWGPGFQDWINTGAYFGNPPCGGAVTANCNVFGATPESTTTSRSITDSPERSWAPATLRTRSCHSSRARRRIARSTARRIRSNATTTSRTRRSRRCNTNTTSTRVRTSASTGTPSTPTGCSTAKADSTRTSPARSRRITSSARTRAADICSTRTRSTPSTCSS; this is encoded by the coding sequence ATGAGTAAAACATCCTCGAGGCTGGTCGTCCTTCTCGCGCTCATCGCCGCATTTCTGTGCAACGGCATGCTCGCCGCAGTCGCAGGAACGACCGGTGCTCTGAGCGGGCGGGTCGTCGACGTAGCTTCGCAAGCGCCCGTCGCAGGCGCGCGCGTAACGGCCTCAGCTCCCTCCGGCTCTGCCACGCAGATCACTGACGCGAACGGCTCGTTCCAGTTCCTAACCCTCCAGCCGGACACGTACACGCTCGTCGTGTCGATCGCCGGCTACGATTCCGCGTCGCTGAGCGGCATCACGGTGCAAGCCGATCAGACGACCACCTTCAACGTCACGATGGCCAAGACACTCCAGCGCATCGGCGCCACGCGTTCGCGCGCGACGACTTCGCTGATCCAGCCGGGCGTGAGCACCGACGTCTACAACATCTCCGCAGCGCAGCAGAGCGCGGCGGCGACGCTGGGCGGCGGCGGCGGCCTCAACAACGCCTATTCGGCGATCGCGTCCGTTCCCGGCGTGTTCGTCCCGCAGGGACAGGACGCGTCATATCAGTCGATCTTCATTCGCGGCTCGAACTACACCCAAGTCGGCTACGAGTACGACGGCGTACCCATTCAGCGCGCCTTCGACCAATATCCGGGCAACAATCTTTCTAGCCTCGGCCAGCAGTCGGTGCAGGTCTACACCGGCAGTGCGCCCACCAGCACCGGTTCGACCGCCCTTGCCGGTTTCGTGAACCAGGTCATCCGCACCGGAACCTACCCCGGCTTTGCCGGCGGCCAGCTCGGGGTCGGCGGGCCAACTCACTACGCAAACATCCGCCTCGAAGGCGGCGGCGCCACTCCCGATCGCAACTTCAATTACTACGTCGGGACCGGCGGCTACAACCAGAACATCGTCGACGTGCGCGGAAATCTCTACGACGCGAAATACGGCACCCTTCTCGACGTCTATAAAGCCAACTGCACGACGCCCAATCCGACAGTCGGCTGCTATAAGAACACGGCTGCGGGCGGCGCGCCTCTTGGACCGAACGGCTACGAGCTGGGACCGCTCTTCTGGGGCAGCCGCGCATACGACACCGATCGCGACACCGTCGCGAACTTCCACTTCGGGATCCCCCACAAGCACGACGACCTGCGCGACGACGTACAGCTTTTGTACAACACGACGCTGGTGCAGACGTACTTCGCCTCGGCGCCCAGCGACTGGGGACCCGGGTTCCAGGACTGGATCAACACCGGTGCCTACTTCGGCAACCCACCGTGCGGTGGCGCGGTGACGGCGAACTGCAACGTCTTCGGCGCCACCCCCGAGTCTACAACGACAAGCAGATCTATAACGGACTCACCGGAACGTTCCTGGGCGCCGGCGACCTTGCGAACACGCAGCTGTCACTCTTCCCGGGCTCGCCGACGAATCGCGCGGTCAACGGCCCGCAGGATCCGTTCGAACGCGACAACTACCAGCAGAACGCGTCGATCGCGAAGGTGCAATACCAACACAACATCAACGCGCGTTCGTACATCCGCGTCTACGGGTACACCGAGTACTCCGACTGGCTGCAGTACGGCGAAGGCGGACTCAACCCGAACTTCACCGGCTCGATCTCGCAGGATTACAAGCTCGGCGCGCACACGCGCGGCGGATATCTGCAGTACGCGAACCAGATCGACGCCAAGCACCTGCTCATCCTGA
- a CDS encoding TonB-dependent receptor: MAVATFLAATFGAASAGTTGNINGTITAVNGTALAGVQVIAISPSAKYTATTDAKGFFAIAGVTPDTYSVILSASGYSPYTVSGVTVFQDQTVAVNQQLNTALRTIGRTAARNQASAFQPTVPENTINLGATQIQTQLGKKNNVSESNLLVSLPGASLDSSGYPVLRGGRENEEGFQFEGIDYTDAFTSQFVNSLALNNAGNFQLTPGAGDASSGNTGTGVINLLTKRGSYPAFGSLDAELLTRIVGKQLAGEYGFATPDGKVSNYTTYTFNDQDRIYGPYGADPASIGAFFSTQHQHGNDLINNFVYKFGKNNNQSLQALYQNQWFIFNGNYGGGVNQLPYKTNDPYALSRIRVYTGLTPAQFLPLLQPYLGQTSQTDLLQYVSGSTQPNETIKLQYSLNPGPSSFYTVKYYKVNSVAQFRRPFNSEDSLGNYYFSEQGGQRTGFAGDGNLQLGNKHLLKFGGKYELLTPVFGYASPVFGAEVLGPILGNGNEIKDFLPGGYLAKNGFFDQTVPVFWESTSTVRQDTSAYVTDSWSPTSRLKIDAGVRLDISNYRYPSPTRNPELFATNPDGSALTSIDSAQRNPHIIEPRFAFAYQFGRNDAIRGSYARTVEFPPLADVDAFVNRAYYNSLPYSNLPATQPVCGISGTGKCASYGEQLFWENQNFSGVPFQPIKPETFSNFDFSYSHQFPNNLSVKITPFYRRGYDALVQYATVRTVNGVPVTDPVTGAYQFNPSQSSNLGINRTTGVELYITKDNPGPGFSGSISATYLNEFSNVIPLSASEDFFPTIPAASALLGKVYRVGFLSPFQATAALAYQTKSGFRINPIVSYNIGYPISYGNSTAYLAGGKPLNVPNTNVTSGFGSSVAPNYVDPLNPGTLQRPNIAASRGTNEGNDPGSKLSAQRVTANLSIEFTPSRTQKGGTYGLFISNLFNQVYGQPSLNSRWQPVATGLAGPTTGKVSQTVLFPGVGFANYDYVQRFGNQPYIITPNGAPRLFRLYYQFAF; this comes from the coding sequence GTGGCTGTCGCGACTTTTCTGGCGGCGACGTTCGGCGCTGCCAGCGCCGGAACGACCGGCAACATCAACGGAACCATTACCGCTGTCAACGGCACGGCGTTGGCGGGCGTGCAGGTTATCGCGATCTCCCCTTCGGCGAAATATACCGCGACCACCGACGCCAAGGGCTTTTTCGCGATTGCGGGCGTCACGCCCGATACCTACTCCGTTATCCTTTCCGCGTCGGGATACTCGCCGTATACGGTCAGCGGCGTCACGGTCTTCCAAGATCAGACGGTCGCCGTTAACCAGCAACTGAACACGGCGTTGCGTACGATCGGCCGGACGGCGGCGCGCAATCAGGCTTCGGCGTTTCAGCCGACGGTGCCGGAAAATACGATCAATCTCGGGGCGACGCAAATTCAGACCCAGTTGGGAAAGAAGAACAACGTCTCGGAAAGCAACCTGCTGGTCTCACTCCCGGGCGCCAGCTTGGACTCCAGCGGATATCCCGTTCTTCGCGGCGGCCGTGAAAACGAAGAAGGCTTCCAGTTCGAGGGCATCGACTACACCGACGCCTTTACCAGCCAGTTCGTCAACTCGCTCGCGTTGAACAACGCCGGTAATTTTCAGTTGACGCCCGGTGCCGGCGACGCCTCGAGCGGCAACACGGGAACGGGCGTGATCAATCTGCTAACAAAACGCGGTTCGTATCCGGCGTTCGGTTCCTTAGATGCCGAGCTTCTCACCCGTATCGTCGGCAAGCAGCTCGCCGGCGAGTACGGCTTTGCTACGCCGGACGGCAAAGTGTCAAATTATACGACGTACACATTCAACGATCAGGATCGTATCTACGGACCGTACGGGGCAGACCCGGCTTCGATTGGAGCGTTTTTCTCCACCCAGCACCAGCACGGCAACGATCTCATCAACAATTTTGTGTACAAGTTCGGCAAGAACAACAATCAATCGCTTCAGGCCCTGTACCAGAACCAGTGGTTCATCTTCAACGGCAACTACGGCGGCGGCGTCAATCAATTGCCGTACAAGACCAACGATCCGTATGCGCTTTCCCGAATCCGCGTGTACACGGGGCTCACGCCCGCCCAGTTCCTGCCGCTATTGCAGCCTTACCTGGGTCAAACCAGCCAGACGGATCTGTTGCAATACGTGTCCGGGAGCACACAGCCCAACGAAACGATCAAGCTCCAGTATTCGCTCAATCCTGGTCCTTCGTCGTTCTATACCGTTAAGTATTACAAGGTGAACTCCGTTGCGCAGTTCCGGCGTCCGTTCAACAGCGAAGACTCTTTAGGAAACTACTACTTCTCGGAGCAAGGCGGTCAGCGGACCGGATTTGCCGGCGACGGGAACCTACAACTCGGCAACAAGCATTTGCTAAAGTTTGGGGGCAAGTACGAACTGCTCACGCCGGTCTTCGGCTACGCCTCACCGGTCTTCGGCGCCGAGGTACTCGGACCGATCCTCGGTAATGGAAACGAGATCAAGGATTTTTTGCCCGGCGGTTACTTGGCGAAGAACGGCTTCTTCGATCAGACCGTGCCGGTGTTTTGGGAGTCGACATCGACGGTGCGGCAGGACACCTCCGCCTACGTGACGGACTCGTGGTCTCCGACCTCGCGTTTGAAGATCGACGCGGGCGTCCGGCTCGACATTAGCAACTACCGCTACCCGAGCCCGACGAGAAATCCGGAACTTTTCGCGACGAATCCCGACGGCTCGGCGCTCACTTCTATCGATTCGGCGCAGCGGAATCCGCACATCATCGAACCGCGTTTCGCGTTCGCCTATCAGTTTGGGCGTAACGATGCGATCCGCGGCTCATACGCGCGCACGGTCGAATTCCCGCCGCTCGCCGACGTAGATGCCTTTGTCAACCGCGCATACTACAACTCCTTGCCGTACTCGAATCTGCCTGCAACACAGCCCGTGTGTGGAATCTCCGGAACCGGGAAGTGCGCGAGTTATGGCGAGCAGCTATTCTGGGAAAATCAGAACTTCTCCGGAGTGCCGTTCCAGCCGATCAAGCCGGAGACGTTCTCAAACTTTGATTTTTCGTACTCGCACCAGTTCCCGAACAATCTCTCGGTGAAGATTACGCCGTTCTACCGGCGTGGTTACGACGCGCTCGTCCAGTACGCCACAGTCCGCACGGTGAACGGCGTTCCGGTAACCGACCCCGTCACGGGTGCCTATCAGTTTAATCCGTCGCAGTCGTCGAATCTCGGTATCAACCGGACAACCGGCGTGGAACTCTACATTACCAAGGACAACCCCGGTCCGGGATTTTCCGGTTCGATCTCGGCAACGTACCTCAACGAGTTTTCCAACGTCATCCCGCTTTCGGCGAGTGAAGATTTCTTTCCGACCATTCCGGCCGCGTCGGCGTTGTTAGGCAAGGTCTACCGCGTCGGCTTCCTCTCACCGTTCCAGGCCACGGCCGCCCTAGCGTATCAGACGAAGAGCGGCTTCCGCATCAATCCGATCGTGTCGTACAACATCGGTTATCCGATCAGCTATGGCAATTCGACGGCGTATCTCGCGGGCGGCAAGCCGCTCAATGTTCCCAATACGAACGTCACCAGCGGCTTCGGGTCGTCGGTGGCCCCGAACTACGTCGATCCGCTGAATCCGGGAACGCTGCAACGTCCAAACATCGCGGCATCGCGCGGGACGAACGAAGGAAACGATCCCGGCAGCAAACTGTCGGCGCAGCGTGTGACTGCAAACCTCTCGATCGAGTT